In Roseiconus lacunae, the DNA window TTGTGCCCGCGTTGGGCCGTTGAAGGGTGATAGTTTCAACAGGATACGCCGCCTTTTTTCATTCAATCAAGAACACGACTTTCGATCATATCTCGTCGACCGACAATCGAATTCAGTCGCTAGGTTCAACACCGTCCGAATGGCGTAGCTTGTATCGGTCCTCAGGCCGCGAGCCACTTATGTTGACACCGTGTTATTCAAGCCGGCAAAAGCATGAACGATCGATCGTTACGTCCGCTTGCTTGGCTGCCGAGAGGAATTGGTTTCGTATCGTGGTTGCTTCATCGTTTCTCCCTAACTCCATCAAGCACTCGGCAAGCCCGTTTAACGACCAAGGATTTCTTGGGTGCTTCTTGAGGTCCGCTCGAAAAACTTGCTCGGCCTGCTCATAGTGGCGTTGTTCAATGAGTAACGCACCCAACGCGTGTCGCGCCGGTTGCATCCAGCCCCATGGTTCGTCGTAGTTCATCGCATCGTCAAGCTTGACCGCATTTCGTAGCTGTCGGAACGCCTCGTCAAAATTGCCTTTTCGATACGCTATTTCGCCGGCAACCATTGCTTCTGCGACCTCCAAGATATCGCGAGACCTGTTGTTGAAAAGGACGCTCGTCTCGGGGACTTGCGCCCTGGTATCTGACAACAGAGCTTGCTCGACTTCCGCATCATCAATTCGGTCGGTCGCAGCGTACGCCAATGCCCTTGCATAGTGCCGTACCGACCGACTCATTGGCAAGTAGTCGGCTGGCTCCGGTTCAGTGAGTATGTCTTCCCAGCGACCGAACCGAATTAGAACGTGGAATTTCATTGGCATGAACGCATCCAAGAAATCAGTCTGAGTACGTAGCAACTGATCCGGAACTTGCGCAACAAGATCTTCTGCCGCTTTCATCGCGATCTTGCTTTGCCCCTGAAACATAGCGCCGTACACGACAAAATGATAGTTGTGAATCCGATAGAAGGTGTAGAAGTTCATGCTGCCCTGGCGTTCCAAAACTGCCTTGTCAATCTCAATGGCTCGCAGGTTGGTTTGGACGACGCTTTCATAGTTGCCGAGCAACACATCAATGTGCGATGGCATGTGCACGAGATGGCCGGCCCCTGGCATCAGGTTCCGGAGCCGGTTTGCAGCGTCGAGTGCTTTTTGCGGCGTGGGCGAGGCCTCCATCGTATGAATGTACAAGTGATTGACCGCGGCAAAGTTTGGTGTGGTCTCGAGGGCTTTTTCGAGAACGTTGACGATCTCCGGCGTTTCTGGTGCCGGCGTTCCGTCAGCGTCCCATTGTTTCCATGGTCGCAGGATCATCAGCGATTCGGCAAACAAAGAGGCAACTAACGGATCGTCGGTGTGATTCGCGTAGACGTCTCGCATTGCATTCGAATAGGCCCGATTAAGTGGCTCATAATCCTCTGGCACGGGCGCCGCGTACCGACTCGCAGATGCGGTGATAATCGCTTTCTCTAACGGGGTGGAATCTGTCGAATGTAACTGGGCGAGGCGAATTGCGAGATTTGCCTCGGCGATTTGGTGCGGTTCGATTTCCGTGTTGTTGATGTTGGGGCCCCAAGCGTATGCCATCCCCCAGTAAGCCATCGCCATCGCAGGATCGTACTCGATCGCCCGCTCAAAACAGCGTGCACCTTCTTCATGATTGAAGGCAATGCACTGAGCCAGCCCACGATCAAACCATTTTTGCGCGTCGGCGGAGTCTGTCGAAACCTTGTAGTGAAAGCCGCCGAGGTCGTAGTACCCGTCTTTTATTGAGTCCGCTGGGACAGCCTGCGCGACCGTAATGCACGGGAATCCAAAGCAAGTCATCGCTGACAAAAGAACTACGGCTTTCATTTTCAATGCTCCTGGATCTAACCAACAGGCAGTCGAACCGAACTGATCGGATCGGCTATTAAGAACTTACACGCGAACCGCGACGGGGCACATCCGCTAGGAAACCATCAGAGTATTCTCGCATTCGATGACCGCAGATCAATGCGGCCTATTGAATATCGCAGCAACAAGTTTGCGGTTGGTTTTGATTAGCAAAAGGACACCATTACGTTTCAACCGCAAACCGCCTTCAGCGTCAATTTCCGAAACAAATCTAACGCTGTTCAGATGCGCTGGTTTTACTCCGCCTCACCGAGTTGTTCACGAAGCCGACGAAGGATTCGAGAGCGATGTTGCCGAACGGTCGCCGAGCTCATCTCAAGCTGGTCGGCAACGTTTGACACGGTTAATCCATCGATGGTGGTCCGCCAAAACGCTTGCCAAGATCGAGGCTCAAACTCGGTGCGAACTTGCTGTAACGCCCGGTGGATCAGTTGATTGAACTCGATCCGTTCCGACAGGTCACTCTCGTCGATTTCCTCCGGAATCATTTGGACGAGCTGCATCGCGGTGCTTCCGCCCTTTGCGACCGGACATCGTTCTTGCCGCCGCAGAAAGTCAATTATTTTGTGCCGACTCAACGACCATAGCCACGCACGAAAACTGCCACCATTGCCCGTGGGACGGTAACGTTCGATTGAACGCGAGACGGCGAAGAAGATTTCCTGTGTCAAATCGCTGAGATCGTTTTCAGCGATACCTTGTCGGCGACACCAAAACTTAACCAATGGCAAATACAACTCGACTAGTTCCGTCCATGCGACACCATCATCACTACGAATCCGCGAAAGCAGACTCAATCGCGTCACTCCGGAAAGACTGGATTCAGGCATGGATTAACTCGCTGGTCGAATTGTCAAGTGAAGGCTGAAATTGGAACACGTTCTGGTCCTGAAGGTACGATGCGGCCTTCGAAGAGCGAATTTGTTTTTCCATGATTCGAAAAAGTGCTGTCACGCCTGAATCGATTCATTAGGTGACCGACGTGTTATCATAATGAAGCGAGGAGCCCGGAGATGCAAACAACCCTTTGTCCGCCGCCGGACCAACTAAGAGACTATTTATCGGGGAAGTTGGATGCTACTTCGTCCGATAGCGTGGCCCAGCATTTACAGGATTGCGAGGATTGCGAACGTACGGCAACCGAATTGGAAACCGAACCGGACACGCTGGTCGAGTTGTTGCAAGCGAATTTGCCGGTGAATTCTGGCTTCGGTGAGTCCAATGATAGAGACTCGTCGCCGACGTCAGACTCAATCGAGATCTTAAACGAGCTGATGCCGTCCGAGTTGGGGCAGTACGAATTGCTTTCTCGGTTAGGGACCGGAGGCATGGGGGCCGTTTACCTGGCTCGGCACAAGAGTTTAGATAAGCAGGTTGCGTTAAAACTACTTCCCGCACTGCCCGCTCAAAATCCGGAATTTGTCGCGCGGTTTCAACGAGAGATGCGGGCGGCAGGAAAACTCGATCACCCCGCAATCGTGCGAACCACCGATGCCGGTGAGCAAGGAGGCATTCATTTCTTGGTGATGGATGCGATCGACGGGGTGAATCTCAGTTGCATCAGCCGGGCCGAAGAAAAGCTCACCATCGCTGATGCCTGCGAAGTCATTCGGCAAACGGCTATCGGTTTAGCACATGCACACGAAAAAGGGATCGTGCATCGCGACGTTAAACCTTCGAATCTGATGCTGGATACCGACGGGGCCGTACGGATTCTGGATTTCGGATTGGCTCAAACTGGATTCTGGGATTTGGGATCGGCCGAAATCACGACGGTTGGCCAGTTGATGGGCACGCTTGACTACATGGCGCCGGAGCAAGCCGAACGTGGTGGAGCGGTCGACTATCGCGCCGATCTCTATTCGCTGGGGGCAACGCTGTTTCGCTTGTTAACCGGAAGAGCTCCGTTGGCTGCCGCACCGAACCTGACGCCGCTGGAAAAATTGCGACTGCTCGCGACTCACAAACCGCCAAGACTACGTTCGCTGCGACCTGACGTACCGGAGGCGTTGGGCGAACTGGTCGATTCGATGTTGTCGGGCGATCCGGCCGGGCGTCCCGCGAGTGCAACCCACGCGGCGGAATTGCTTGAGCCTTTCGCGGAACCAGCGGATCTTGTCAGCCTGCTCATTCGTGCTCGGTCGAAGCCCGCCGTTGCTGATGACAGTTTCGTTGTCAGTCCGGTCCTGCAGAGGAATTTGGCGGATTCGGAACAGCTCGTACCGATTCAAACCGTCGCTGCTTCACAGTCCAATGGCGATCAGTCAAACACCGGCCGTCGCGGACTGTTTTGGTTGTTTCTCGCGACCGCTTCGGCAATGTTGTTCGGCGGAATCATGATGGTTCTTGAACTGCGCAAAGGGCAACTGGTAATCGACTCGGAAGCCGACGTTCAAGTCAAGATTGTTTCAGTTGACTCACAAGGTCAACGCGCCGAGATTGATGAACTGCGTATCGAACCGGGAACCAAGGTGACTCGGCTGCAAGCCGGAAAGTATGAGATCACACTCGACGCGCCCAGCGATTCGTTTGGAGTCACGAACAAGACCTTCTCGATTCGTAACCGTGAAACGGTCGTGGCCACGATCGTAAGGAAGGCAAGCGAGCCGGATTCGGATGAGAACGCCTTAGAAACTGATCGCATGATCGCCGAAGCGACACCAGAAGATCCTCGGCTGAACGAAGTTGTCTACGACGGCGAGACGTTGGACACGTGGCTGCGGAGACTGAAGTTCGAACGCAATCCGAAGGAGGTGTCGCGCACCATCCATGCGATCAACTCGTTGGCTGACGAAAGCTTGCGAGAAGTGATTGAAGAACCCTTGATCGAATTTCTCGTTTCGTTGGAGGGAAAACGCCGCGAGTTTTACACCTCGGCGATCGAGCCTCTGGCAACTTGCACCGGATCGGAGTTCTATCAAGTCGCTGCCGACATCATCAAGCAGTTGGACAGCCAAGAAACCAAACTGTTGTTCTTGCGATCTGCATTCGATGAACTCCGAATCATCGAGATCAATGGTGCCGAGCAGTACGACGAATTTCTGGAAGTGATTGCGGGTTTGCTATTGAGCGATTCGCCCGAGTTGGCTGACGAAACGGCCTTTCTACTGCGGGGTCTTGCCGATTTTGCAGCCGGCGGCGATGCGTTGGAGTTTCAAAAGCGAGTCGTCGAACGACTGAAATCAATCGAGACATTGACGAACAAGCAATTTTGGCTCGCCTATCCGGTCAGGTATCTTCACAGGGCAGCGCGACCTTTGAAGTACGTGATGACTTGTGAGCCAATCCGCATCGAGGTAACTCGTCGCGCGATCGAGGTGTTAACGAGCGAACAGCAAGTCAATCAACTGGTTACGCAAGCTGCCATCTTCATTCGAAGCCAAATTAAATTCCACCTGGAACTTGATTCTGAACAGCGGAAACAGGTCGTGAGTCACCTTGCTGACTTCCTTTCGAAAGCCGCAGACACTCCAACCAGATCGCTCGCTGAGTATTTGGTGCCGCGTGCCTTGTGGGACTTTGCCGCCCCGCTCACGCCGCTCGGTCACTTTGGGGAGGCGACGGAACCGCGTGTTAACAACTTCGTCGCGGTCTTGAACCTCATCGACGTGGCAAACTTGCAGGAGACATTGAGTTCGCCGCTATCCAAGTTCCATGAGGCTTTTCGAGAAACCCCCCTTCATGGAAAGGATTCGTTGCGGAATGCATTGCGTCATCCGCAGAACTTCTCTTGGTCGATTGTTACGAAAGGTCCTGGAAAATCGCTGCTGTATCCGCGTGTCGTCTATTTGCAATCCGGCTTTTTGATTGGCAAGAATGCCACCGAATTATTCGCGAGATTTGATGAACGACTTCCGGCTGATATCGCCAAAGAAGTTGATGGTGCATTGGATAAACTGGAATTTGGAACCGATCAGGAGCAGGCCAGTGCGATCAATGTGCTGGTAGAATTCATGCCTGAACGTTACTTGTCCCGCGCGGCAACACTCGTCGAAAATTACTTTTCAAAACAAATACATGCTCTTCCGACGAGTGCCGTACTTGAGCTGTTGAATCGTGCGACAGGTGATGACTTCATCGCCAGCTACGTCCGCGTATTGGAGAGTTCAAGTGACGACAATCGCATTAAATTGCTAAGAGTCGCCAACTTTTCCAAGATTGAAGGGTTCAGTTGTTCGGATCCGGAGAAACTCGAACCATTGTTGCGTTGGTGCGATCAAGCCATTGGTCAGTCCGACTCGATCAACAACCAGGAGACGGCGTCGATATTGTGGATGCTGTATTCTCTGCTCTTCGAAACGACTCGCACCAGTGTCACGTGCCAGGAGCGGGTAATTGACCATCTTGAAGCATATGAACATCTTGGCAGCGATTATTGGCTGGTTCGGCGGCTCGACATGGATGGCGAAGGCCGATTCGGATTACCGATGCGTTTGGCGATTCTTAAGAAAGCGATCGCAGAACTGAAGAACACCTCCGATGATCCGGAATCAAACGACTGCCAAGCTTTGGCGGTGATTATTTCCGGCGTCGAATCGATTCCCGAATTGAGTTCGCCGCAACAGAACGCTTTGATCGACGAATTGAGAAACCGTCTTGATGCGGCGGCGAAAAACCCCAGCGTCTACAGCGAGATCGAGTCGTTGTCGAGTAGGTATAAAATGGGAGAACCTCGATTTGGTGACGTTGACATCTTGGAGGGTGACTCGCGTGAGAGCGATGAAAAACCAACCAATGTCATCGTTCTTGTTCTCAACCTATTGATCGACCTCTCGAATGATTCAACTTCCGAACTCGTCGAGATCGCAAAGCCTGAAATCACGGCGTTGCATCATGCGATTGAGGAAAGGAACGTCACGTTCAGCAAACCGTTGTTTGGACGAAATGTTTGGCCCAAAGTAGGCTGGGAAAGTCTGATTGCACGTCTTTCCAAAGGTGAGCTTGTTTTCCATGTTTGGTACCTACAGACGGGAGCATTATTGGGGAAAGATGTTCAATTACTGAATCAACGTCCCACCGATCTCTATCAAGCGGAAGTGGAACGGAAGCTACGATTGGTCAGTCCTGGTGATACGTTGGCAGTGAAGATTCCTGGCTTGTTGCCTCAAACCGGTGACCCGCCGATTCTACAGGCCGGAACCGCGGCACCGGTGACCGGTATTCCTGTGACTGTCTCAGATGACGGCACCATCCAGCTTCCCTTGATCGATCCGTTGCCGGTCAAAGGACTTGACCTCCAGCAAGTGACCCAGGCGATCAGCAAGACCTATGTGGTCGAGCAAGAGATCCTTAGATCCGATTCGGCTCACGCGATCTCGGTGAACTTTTTGGTTCGAGCGGGCCAAGCGGTCGAAGTCCGTAATCTCTCAGGCAGTTCGGTAGCGATGAAACCCGAGAAGAGGTAGTCGCTGATTCCAAACGGAACTCCGGGTTAATGAAGTGTCGCCGAGTCCACTTGGACTGAAGATGAGTTCATCAAATACGTGTTAGCAAGCCAGCGTAGTCAGTAAAATGCTTCTGGTTTAAGGTCAATTCTGAGCTGCCCGAGGCAGGTCGCTGTATCAGCGACCTGCCTCGGTTGCAATTCCCGACGCAAGTTTTAAAGCGACCTTGGACGCCTCGGTGGCGTTTTGTCATCGATGAATGTGACTGACCCGTATCGGCGGGCAATTTGTACGCGTTCGCCGCAAATGATGACAAGCAATCGTCCGCTGGAGCACGGGGGAAAACTGATCGGGGGTGATCCCAACGCAACAGCGTGCCTTGACTCGTTCTTCTCGAATGCCGAAGTGGTCCAAATTACGGACGGGAATCGCAGACTGCGAGACTGCTGGCGCCGAGAAAAAAACTGACAACGAGCTTCAGATTTCTCCTGCGGAATATTGGTTGATCTGCTCAATTGAGCACTTCGGCTCGAATCCAGGGGGAATCTCCGCGTCGGCGACCACAGCGAAATTGGAGTGGACAACTCCATCGACTTCATAAGTAAATGGGATCGTTTCAATGTCGCTTAGCAGAGCGTCCATCAGCAAACTCCATTGCGAACGATCAGGAGAATCAACATCGACATCTTCGCCCGCTAATCGGCGAAAGTCACCCCGGCCTAGTTTCAAGTTCGCTGTTGAGACGTCTTCAGCATAGAAAGTGAAAGCACCCGATCCATCAACCAGATATGCACCATAGGTCCTGAGTGCACGCAAGAATCGTCGCGTCACGGGCCTCAAGTTGCTCTCGTCGATCATCTGTCCATTCTTATCGCCAATCGTTTCGGAAAGCCGGATTCGTTCGCCCGCACCGAGGGCCCATTGGGAACGAACGGCATCGGAAGATTCTGTTTTGCTGGCTGGATACACATAGTCAGCGGGCGTGGCAGACTGGGTGGGGAAAATCCTTCTCAGTCCGGGAAACGCGAAGACCAACGCGTGTTCGATTTCATCGGTTTGTGTAAAGTCCTCGGGCAACAATAATCCGGCCAGAAGCGGGACGCCACTTGCCCTCGCACTGTTTCGAGCGCGGCAGTCGTCGCGCGGCGTCTGCGCACCATCGCCGTCTAGCGAAAACCGGTCAACGACACCGGCATACGGAATTGAGTTTCCCGGTAATCCACTTCCCAACGACTCGCCGTCTTTGTCGATCACCGTCGAAGCGGCAAAGAAATCGACTTCAAACCGATTCTTTGGATCAACCAATACCAAATGGCCATCTGAATCTTTGCCGCACGGTAGCGCTGGGCGGACCGGTCCAGCGGGTATCGGAATTCCCTGGAGGCGGCATAGGTCGCGGTCGCAATCTTGCTCCTCCGCCAATGTAGACGAACGCCAAGAGTCTCCGAAGTAAGTCTTTAGAGTGACTTCGTTGGTCCGTCCGTTGGGATCGACCGGGAAGATGGGAATCGTAAATTGGTCATGGTTGATGTAGATGAAGTTCTGATCGAATTGTTCCAGAATCGAATGAATCTGTTCCAATCTCCGTGGCTGGTTTGGCTTCTCGGGCGATTCAACCACTAATTGTCGCCATGCACAATTATCGTTGAACAATGGAAGCCTCAATTCGAAATCACGGGTAAAGCTCAATGGTATCTTTGTATCATCGGAGCTTCTGCCGATTAATTCCGACGGTTTCGAAACGACGGGGCTAATGTCAATCAGTGGCCATGCTTTCCGGATGAGCCTTGCCAGTTCCTCGGGATTCCGTATTTGAATCTTCTCCAACTCGGCAACAAAAGTTGGATCCGAAACTCGCCTTAGAAATTCTGATGCCGTACGACATCGCGTACGAAGCTGAGCATAGTCGTTCGCTCCGACAACAGACGCCAGCCTAGCTCGATCAGCCCAATGGGCAAGGTCGCTTTTCCGAATGGCTGTCAAGTCGGCGATACGATCGATATCCATATTCGCCAAGTCGACGACATCGCTGATGCCCTCCTCACTGAGACGTGATACTTTGGAGAACGGGATAATGGGAAGCTGGGTCAGAGACGCCGGCTCTTCCACCGACGAGATACTCTTGTCGATAAAAGCACCAATGAATCGGAGCGCAGTGGTTGGGAATACTCCGGCAACAAACAATAGAAACAAGGGGATGGCGCCGGCACCTTCACCGCCAGAGTATGCGTATCGTGTGACCATCGCGATACCGATGACTAGAAAGAATCGCTGAACCATCAACGATTGAATTCCAGTACTCACCACATCACCTTGCCGAGAACGATACAGCGTCGTTGCAAATAGATGAACATACCACCCAAGCATCCCGGCAAGTATCGGAGCGAGTTCCCCATTTTGAAGTCGGAAATATTGTGCAACAGTCGGTCCATATCCCAGAGTACAGAACGTGACAAAATCCTTTGCAAATGATAGGGATCGCCCATCGGGGCAAACATGGAGGGACCACGAGTAGGCAATCACGCAGCCTAGTAAAAATCGAATCCCCGCTCCCGTTCGGAACCACCGACGGTATGCATTGGGGCTGCGGCGTCGTTGCAAGTCATTTTGCCGACGGTACGCGCCATCGCTGCAGAAAAGGGCTGTTGCCAAAAAACCAAAGGGAACGAGCGTCATAAAACTGATGACCACGGCATGCCGCGCTAGGAAAACGCGGCATTTTGTGTATTCGACCCATTCGTCGATCCATTTTGCTTGTCGGCGCTCTTTCACGTCGAAGACCCGCCCGTAATTCCCTTGGTCGCTCATCGAGAGGGAGACCCAGGCGTCACGAATCGCTGGCTCGATCGACAGAATCACTGGATCACTCGTAGACGATGCTGGGCTGTTTGATCCGAGTGGATCTGTCAAAGGTTTTAGAATCTCTGATCCCGTTGAGTCCTTGTCTTCACCAGATAAACTTTTGCGCAGTTCCTGTGCATCAGCTGTCGTCAAGACGGACATGCCGATCGCTTTCAGGTCGAACTCAGCACGCCCCATCGCCGACCAATGCAATGCCAGGATCATTCCCAGCCCAAGGCATGGCGTGGACAGGTATCCTACGAAGCCTACAAGCCTTGGATGATGTTTACTGAATGT includes these proteins:
- a CDS encoding tetratricopeptide repeat protein, producing the protein MKAVVLLSAMTCFGFPCITVAQAVPADSIKDGYYDLGGFHYKVSTDSADAQKWFDRGLAQCIAFNHEEGARCFERAIEYDPAMAMAYWGMAYAWGPNINNTEIEPHQIAEANLAIRLAQLHSTDSTPLEKAIITASASRYAAPVPEDYEPLNRAYSNAMRDVYANHTDDPLVASLFAESLMILRPWKQWDADGTPAPETPEIVNVLEKALETTPNFAAVNHLYIHTMEASPTPQKALDAANRLRNLMPGAGHLVHMPSHIDVLLGNYESVVQTNLRAIEIDKAVLERQGSMNFYTFYRIHNYHFVVYGAMFQGQSKIAMKAAEDLVAQVPDQLLRTQTDFLDAFMPMKFHVLIRFGRWEDILTEPEPADYLPMSRSVRHYARALAYAATDRIDDAEVEQALLSDTRAQVPETSVLFNNRSRDILEVAEAMVAGEIAYRKGNFDEAFRQLRNAVKLDDAMNYDEPWGWMQPARHALGALLIEQRHYEQAEQVFRADLKKHPRNPWSLNGLAECLMELGRNDEATTIRNQFLSAAKQADVTIDRSCFCRLE
- a CDS encoding sigma-70 family RNA polymerase sigma factor yields the protein MPESSLSGVTRLSLLSRIRSDDGVAWTELVELYLPLVKFWCRRQGIAENDLSDLTQEIFFAVSRSIERYRPTGNGGSFRAWLWSLSRHKIIDFLRRQERCPVAKGGSTAMQLVQMIPEEIDESDLSERIEFNQLIHRALQQVRTEFEPRSWQAFWRTTIDGLTVSNVADQLEMSSATVRQHRSRILRRLREQLGEAE
- a CDS encoding protein kinase domain-containing protein, whose protein sequence is MQTTLCPPPDQLRDYLSGKLDATSSDSVAQHLQDCEDCERTATELETEPDTLVELLQANLPVNSGFGESNDRDSSPTSDSIEILNELMPSELGQYELLSRLGTGGMGAVYLARHKSLDKQVALKLLPALPAQNPEFVARFQREMRAAGKLDHPAIVRTTDAGEQGGIHFLVMDAIDGVNLSCISRAEEKLTIADACEVIRQTAIGLAHAHEKGIVHRDVKPSNLMLDTDGAVRILDFGLAQTGFWDLGSAEITTVGQLMGTLDYMAPEQAERGGAVDYRADLYSLGATLFRLLTGRAPLAAAPNLTPLEKLRLLATHKPPRLRSLRPDVPEALGELVDSMLSGDPAGRPASATHAAELLEPFAEPADLVSLLIRARSKPAVADDSFVVSPVLQRNLADSEQLVPIQTVAASQSNGDQSNTGRRGLFWLFLATASAMLFGGIMMVLELRKGQLVIDSEADVQVKIVSVDSQGQRAEIDELRIEPGTKVTRLQAGKYEITLDAPSDSFGVTNKTFSIRNRETVVATIVRKASEPDSDENALETDRMIAEATPEDPRLNEVVYDGETLDTWLRRLKFERNPKEVSRTIHAINSLADESLREVIEEPLIEFLVSLEGKRREFYTSAIEPLATCTGSEFYQVAADIIKQLDSQETKLLFLRSAFDELRIIEINGAEQYDEFLEVIAGLLLSDSPELADETAFLLRGLADFAAGGDALEFQKRVVERLKSIETLTNKQFWLAYPVRYLHRAARPLKYVMTCEPIRIEVTRRAIEVLTSEQQVNQLVTQAAIFIRSQIKFHLELDSEQRKQVVSHLADFLSKAADTPTRSLAEYLVPRALWDFAAPLTPLGHFGEATEPRVNNFVAVLNLIDVANLQETLSSPLSKFHEAFRETPLHGKDSLRNALRHPQNFSWSIVTKGPGKSLLYPRVVYLQSGFLIGKNATELFARFDERLPADIAKEVDGALDKLEFGTDQEQASAINVLVEFMPERYLSRAATLVENYFSKQIHALPTSAVLELLNRATGDDFIASYVRVLESSSDDNRIKLLRVANFSKIEGFSCSDPEKLEPLLRWCDQAIGQSDSINNQETASILWMLYSLLFETTRTSVTCQERVIDHLEAYEHLGSDYWLVRRLDMDGEGRFGLPMRLAILKKAIAELKNTSDDPESNDCQALAVIISGVESIPELSSPQQNALIDELRNRLDAAAKNPSVYSEIESLSSRYKMGEPRFGDVDILEGDSRESDEKPTNVIVLVLNLLIDLSNDSTSELVEIAKPEITALHHAIEERNVTFSKPLFGRNVWPKVGWESLIARLSKGELVFHVWYLQTGALLGKDVQLLNQRPTDLYQAEVERKLRLVSPGDTLAVKIPGLLPQTGDPPILQAGTAAPVTGIPVTVSDDGTIQLPLIDPLPVKGLDLQQVTQAISKTYVVEQEILRSDSAHAISVNFLVRAGQAVEVRNLSGSSVAMKPEKR